In Bactrocera oleae isolate idBacOlea1 chromosome 5, idBacOlea1, whole genome shotgun sequence, a genomic segment contains:
- the CrebB gene encoding cyclic AMP response element-binding protein B isoform X1 has translation MDSIGEENGNSNNIEEGHNLTTTSTQQQQHQSNNSSNTTAGNSVATSAAGSGATVLTTTASVQYPLAAPVHSLQQMQSVIQAANQSSVIQTAATNAVTAVTTGTIGVPKGGVLYVNKPPSTTVIHTTSGSGVQLPPHFQCKIKPEPNTQHLDTNSEDSLTDEDSPQRRIELTRRPSYNKIFTEISGPDITGGATLQMSETGGLHTLSSTGGGTSGTLIQMPPDNAAAFYIPHRIPYNTNNSGIAEDQTRKREIRLQKNREAARECRRKKKEYIKCLENRVAVLENQNKALIEELKSLKELYCQTKID, from the exons atggacaGCATCGGTGAGGAGAACGGCAACTCGAACAATATTGAGGAAGGTCACAATTTGACGACTACCTCaacgcaacagcagcagcaccaAAGTAATAACTCCTCAAATACAACGGCCGGCAATAGTGTAGCAACATCAGCCGCCGGTAGTGGAGCCACTGTATTGACTACAACAGCGAGTGTGCAATACCCCTTAGCAGCACCGGTGCACAGTTTACag CAAATGCAGTCTGTCATTCAGGCAGCCAATCAGTCGTCAGTCATTCAAACAGCCGCCACAAATGCTGTGACCGCGGTGACGACAGGGACGATAGGTGTACCTAAGGGTGGGGTATTATATGTGAATAAACCACCTAGTACAACGGTAATACACACAACATCAGGCAGTGGTGTACAG CTCCCTCCACATTTTCAATGTAAAATCAAACCCGAACCAAATACACAACACCTCGACACTAATAGTGAAGATAGTCTCACTGACGAGGACTCACCGCAGCGACGAATAGAGCTTACAAGAAGGCCATCgtacaataaaattttcaccGAAATTAGTGGACCTGATATAAcag GTGGAGCGACTTTGCAAATGTCAGAGACTGGTGGACTACACACGTTGTCGAGCACGGGGGGCGGTACAAGCGGCACCCTAATACAAATGCCGCCGGACAATGCGGCAGCATTTTACATACCTCATAGGATTCCATACAATACTA ATAATAGTGGCATAGCTGAGGATCAAACGCGCAAGCGCGAGATACGATTACAGAAAAATCGGGAGGCGGCACGTGAATGTCGGCGTAAAAAGAAGGAATATATAAAGTGCCTGGAAAATCGTGTGGCAGTGCTTGAGAATCAAAACAAAGCGCTCATTGAAGAATTGAAATCACTCAAAGAGCTCTATTGTCAAACAAAGATCGATTGA
- the CrebB gene encoding cyclic AMP response element-binding protein B isoform X2, producing MDSIGEENGNSNNIEEGHNLTTTSTQQQQHQSNNSSNTTAGNSVATSAAGSGATVLTTTASVQYPLAAPVHSLQQMQSVIQAANQSSVIQTAATNAVTAVTTGTIGVPKGGVLYVNKPPSTTVIHTTSGSGVQLPPHFQCKIKPEPNTQHLDTNSEDSLTDEDSPQRRIELTRRPSYNKIFTEISGPDITDNSGIAEDQTRKREIRLQKNREAARECRRKKKEYIKCLENRVAVLENQNKALIEELKSLKELYCQTKID from the exons atggacaGCATCGGTGAGGAGAACGGCAACTCGAACAATATTGAGGAAGGTCACAATTTGACGACTACCTCaacgcaacagcagcagcaccaAAGTAATAACTCCTCAAATACAACGGCCGGCAATAGTGTAGCAACATCAGCCGCCGGTAGTGGAGCCACTGTATTGACTACAACAGCGAGTGTGCAATACCCCTTAGCAGCACCGGTGCACAGTTTACag CAAATGCAGTCTGTCATTCAGGCAGCCAATCAGTCGTCAGTCATTCAAACAGCCGCCACAAATGCTGTGACCGCGGTGACGACAGGGACGATAGGTGTACCTAAGGGTGGGGTATTATATGTGAATAAACCACCTAGTACAACGGTAATACACACAACATCAGGCAGTGGTGTACAG CTCCCTCCACATTTTCAATGTAAAATCAAACCCGAACCAAATACACAACACCTCGACACTAATAGTGAAGATAGTCTCACTGACGAGGACTCACCGCAGCGACGAATAGAGCTTACAAGAAGGCCATCgtacaataaaattttcaccGAAATTAGTGGACCTGATATAAcag ATAATAGTGGCATAGCTGAGGATCAAACGCGCAAGCGCGAGATACGATTACAGAAAAATCGGGAGGCGGCACGTGAATGTCGGCGTAAAAAGAAGGAATATATAAAGTGCCTGGAAAATCGTGTGGCAGTGCTTGAGAATCAAAACAAAGCGCTCATTGAAGAATTGAAATCACTCAAAGAGCTCTATTGTCAAACAAAGATCGATTGA